A stretch of Vespula vulgaris chromosome 15, iyVesVulg1.1, whole genome shotgun sequence DNA encodes these proteins:
- the LOC127069342 gene encoding uncharacterized protein LOC127069342 isoform X8, which produces MVTCPPWTRIRRGDDRRISRRVRESKKESLVDRRGKKMRKIKIGKISTRRLARRAFESLGEPTNVDFLRAKDRLLSRSRKDNGLRRKEEERARSREERPSGMVLTVTEDTPADMLAGSMELLVQLPREHRLNAQRVTVQRSTPMMDLLVQIATAHKLAASSYTLQAIGERGSVLPHQPNTPIGALDALQVKLLPKQCTFVPKKSKPANQPFETTFRLQVHLPRNQLYVSRVSPKMNLGEILNEVCREKNLDKHKYELRHPVNLEEILDLSLSLQDYHLQEVTLYAKQGRTLGSALSSQDIMALQRQEERRRQQAKQSVFGFMFKKSKESSVSTDSLEGRSVSPARSDETGRSASPLQPPTRPQRKRRLAPKPPTSYDREQQRATTTTGTVATTARGAAAAAAAAGKTNGESSKEKMLIGHSRNSSDSSGYHEASVLSDNPDSAGRLPETLPRRNRTPGTNETPRKLVHTSQSSKSLGNLAVTASGTSLDRALSSSSLSSTDSNSSLKKKRAAPPPPVSRPLSSAISTQALERIDDSEESLTSDMDPSKPPSDIGAPSKASSDIGVSTIVLDKADRPEKTKKEKDSIRASDVNVVEDPPKVENARVEVKRDVERKLRDTDALLHKVSETLSSSSLASSNEETENARPAVKRSYGESRRAEAEEEEEEEEAPGLDGEERKNQQDTSDYVSALEEDSSVADWEYQLPAPPSAFRDTDSSLFDGYDTITLRSVEAFKESLDVENRDDGRNDESFFGFRRIREIEGKATTIDLGKSKKMESRKTETEVKFKKEVISELETKIERGTLARSQREPDSRKVFSGTSTLTSNFAPVDNTLSNFTITTYTRQKSIDIFKENEDKSSLVGDEPSRNKKTEPKISNDVVESTRVWQSANAKAGIVKRSKSHASAMSKPVDSNKNEAEGSANVGSELAVEDTAGWRDNVSRNRQEEPTKGKELRSLQVLKSILPQLTSSQPAEENVSKERNAVTREKAKTRFVGASDRDSVTPSVLSSRGECHATARRENKEDSMQRETSAKRRYAYNGPPAISLGSWAERPSFKVQIKTDTDYKFRRDRSADGANNSKERYDKRDADDLASKLLVDKAVSAFKRATFDETIAPESTKSEERPVVTSFELKKTVVREKEDATVKRSMRDEKKDDENLIDTTPLNFQELTRAFRTDIEHRAKPQRSNATNGRSDCYGSQHEFVRKTLEPKKRNGQATPDEFSFKRNLFQRDNASVNGNRNANPNSEGHQFGSIVGMNSLDRRHRDQIGQRSDNVSFRNNANGTKAHPMTVPVVKGFKASTTPFKETPKGINVDKVDRNKEVVEALPPKAPTMPVIMGVTLKSANARPKSMPISVDSRDMLLESIRNFGGRGKLKNTAERY; this is translated from the exons ATGGTCACGTGCCCGCCGTGGACGCGTATTCGCCGTGGCGACGATCGAAGAATCTCTCGTAGAGTCCGAGAGTCGAAGAAGGAATCTCTCGTCGATAGgaggggaaagaaaatgagaaaaataaaaataggaaaaatatcGACTCGGCGGCTCGCTCGTCGCGCATTCGAATCTCTCGGAGAGCCGACGAACGTGGACTTTCTTCGCGCGAAAGACCGACTCCTGTCGCGCTCGCGAAA AGATAATGGATTACGACGGAAGGAAGAGGAACGAGCGAG GAGCAGGGAGGAGAGGCCATCCGGAATGGTTCTTACCGTGACCGAGGACACTCCGGCGGACATGCTGGCTGGAAGCATGGAACTTTTGGTCCAGCTTCCGCGCGAGCATCGCCTTAACGCGCAAAGAGTCACCGTGCAGAGGAG TACTCCGATGATGGACCTTCTCGTTCAAATTGCAACGGCTCACAAATTGGCAGCTTCGAGTTACACCTTGCAAGCGATCGGCGAGCGTGGATCGGTTTTACCTCATCAACCGAACACACCGATAGGAGCGCTCGATGCTCTTCAG GTGAAATTACTTCCCAAGCAGTGTACGTTCGTCCCGAAGAAGTCGAAGCCTGCGAATCAACCTTTCGAAACAACGTTCAGACTGCAG GTACATTTACCGAGGAATCAATTGTACGTTTCGAGAGTCAGCCCGAAAATGAATCTAGGAGAAATTCTGAACGAAGTGTGCCGTGAGAAGAATCTGGACAAACACAAGTACGAGCTACGTCATCCGG TGAACTTGGAAGAGATCCTGGATCTATCCCTGTCCCTTCAAGACTATCATCTGCAGGAAGTGACGCTTTACGCGAAACAAGGTAGAACGTTGGGCTCCGCTTTGAGCTCCCAGGACATAATGGCTCTGCAAAGGCAAGAGGAGAGACGTAGGCAACAGGCGAAGCAGAGCGTCTTTGGATTCATGTTTAAGAAGTCGAAGGAGAGCTCGGTGAGCACCGACAGCCTGGAAGGTCGGAGCGTGTCACCGGCGAGGAGCGACGAAACCGGAAGAAGCGCCAGTCCTCTTCAACCGCCTACGAGACCtcagagaaagaggagactcGCGCCGAAACCGCCCACCTCCTACGATCGGGAACAACAGCGGGCTACTACGACCACCGGTACGGTAGCAACTACGGCGAGGggggcggcggcggcggcggcggcggcgggaAAGACAAACGGGGAATCGTCGAAGGAGAAGATGCTCATCGGTCACAGTCGAAACAGCAGCGATAGTTCGGGATATCACGAGGCTTCCGTGCTCAGTGACAATCCGGATTCGGCCGGACGACTGCCAGAGACTCTGCCGAGGAGAAACAGAACGCCTGGTACCAACGAGACCCCGAGAAAACTCGTTCATACCTCGCAGTCCAGTAAGAGTCTCGGTAATCTCGCCGTAACCGCGTCCGGTACGTCTCTCGATCGAGCCCTCAGCAGCTCCTCCCTCAGTTCCACCG ATTCGAATTCAA GtttgaagaagaaacgtgCCGCTCCGCCTCCACCGGTTTCAAGGCCGCTCTCCTCGGCCATCTCGACTCAAGCTTTGGAACGTATCGACGATTCCGAAGAGTCCTTGACTTCCGATATGGATCCTTCGAAGCCACCGTCCGACATCGGGGCACCCTCGAAGGCCTCCTCGGACATCGGCGTGAGCACGATCGTTCTTGACAAGGCCGATCGCCcggagaagacgaagaaggagaaggactCGATTCGAGCGTCGGACGTTAACGTAGTAGAGGATCCTCCGAAAGTAGAGAACGCTAGAGTAGAAGTAAAAAGAG ACGTCGAGAGGAAGCTACGCGACACGGACGCTCTGCTGCACAAAGTGTCGGAAActctatcgtcgtcgtcgttggcgTCGTCGAACGAAGAGACCGAAAACGCCCGTCCCGCGGTGAAAAGATCCTACGGTGAAAGTCGTCGCGCGGaagcggaggaggaggaggaggaggaggaggcccCAGGGCTAGATGgcgaagagaggaaaaatcaACAGGACACCTCGGACTACGTGTCCGCTCTCGAGGAAGACTCGTCGGTGGCCGATTGGGAATATCAGTTGCCGGCGCCACCGAGTGCCTTCCGAGATACCGATTCGTCGCTTTTCGATGGCTACGACACGATAACCTTGAGATCGGTCGAGGCGTTCAAGGAATCGCTCGACGTTGAAAATCGAGACGACGGGAGAAACGACGAGTCCTTCTTCGGCTTCCGTCGAATCCGCGAGATCGAAGGAAAAGCGACGACCATCGATCTAGGTAAAAGCAAGAAAATGGAATCGCGCAAGACCGAAACCGAGGTGAAGTTCAAAAAGGAGGTGATATCGGAGCTCGAAAccaagatagaaagaggaacgtTGGCCCGATCGCAAAGGGAGCCAGATTCGAGGAAAGTCTTCAGCGGTACGTCCACGTTAACGTCCAACTTCGCGCCGGTCGATAACACGCTCTCGAATTTCACGATCACCACGTATACCCGTCAAAAGAGCATAGACATATTCAAGGAGAACGAGGACAAAAGTTCCCTCGTTGGGGACGAGCCTAGTCGGAACAAAAAAACAGAGCCAAAGATTTCCAACGACGTCGTCGAGTCCACGCGAGTCTGGCAATCCGCGAACGCCAAAGCCGGTATCGTTAAACGATCCAAGAGTCATGCCTCCGCGATGAGCAAGCCCGTCGACTCGAACAAGAACGAAGCGGAAGGTTCGGCCAACGTAGGATCGGAGCTCGCCGTCGAGGATACCGCGGGATGGAGAGACAACGTCTCGAGGAACCGACAAGAGGAACCTACCAAGGGCAAGGAGTTGCGATCGTTGCAG GTGTTGAAAAGCATTTTACCGCAGTTGACGAGCTCGCAACCAGCGGAAGAAAATGTATCGAAGGAACGGAACGCGGTAACGCGAGAAAAAGCAAAGACGAG GTTCGTGGGAGCGTCCGATCGAGATTCCGTAACGCCGAGCGTGCTTTCGTCGCGCGGCGAATGTCACGCAACGGCGCGACGAGAGAACAAAGAGGATTCGATGCAAAGGGAAACGAGCGCGAAGCGTCGTTACGCTTACAACGGTCCGCCAGCGATCAGTTTGGGTAGCTGGGCCGAGAGGCCGAGCTTCAAGGTTCAAATTAAAACCGACACCGATTACAAGTTTCGAAGGGACAGGTCGGCCGACGGCGCGAATAATTCCAAGGAAAGGTACGACAAGCGCGACGCGGACGATCTCGCGAGCAAGTTGCTCGTCGACAAGGCCGTTTCCGCGTTCAAGAGGGCAACGTTCGACGAAACGATCGCTCCGGAGTCGACGAAAAGCGAGGAGAGACCTGTCGTGACCAGCTTCGAGTTGAAGAAGACCGTCGTgagggagaaggaagatgCTACCGTTAAGAGGTCGATGagagacgagaagaaagaCGACGAGAACTTGATCGACACGACACCGTTGAATTTTCAAGAATTAACGAGGGCCTTTCGTACGGACATCGAGCATAGGGCGAAACCGCAACGATCCAACGCGACGAACGGACGCTCCGACTGTTACGGTTCCCAGCACGAATTCGTTCGTAAGACGTTAGAGCCGAAGAAACGGAACGGCCAGGCGACGCCCGACGAATTCTCTTTCAAAAGGAACCTCTTCCAAAGGGACAACGCGTCGGTCAACGGAAATCGCAACGCCAATCCAAACTCCGAAGGACACCAATTCGGCTCGATCGTGGGAATGAATTCGCTCGATCGTCGTCATCGGGATCAGATCGGCCAAAGGAGCGACAACGTATCGTTCAGGAACAACGCGAACGGCACCAAGGCCCATCCTATGACCGTGCCCGTCGTAAAAGGATTCAAAGCATCGACGACGCCCTTCAAAGAAACCCCGAAAGGTATTAACGTTGACAAAGTCGATCGGAACAAGGAGGTCGTCGAGGCCCTGCCTCCCAAAGCTCCGACGATGCCCGTGATAATGGGCGTCACTCTGAAAAGTGCCAACGCGAGACCAAAGTCAATGCCGATAAGCGTAGATTCCAGGGATATGCTGTTGGAGTCCATTAGGAATTTCGGAGGTCgcggaaaattaaaaaac ACTGCGGAGAGGTATTGA